From a single Aspergillus puulaauensis MK2 DNA, chromosome 2, nearly complete sequence genomic region:
- a CDS encoding MFS transporter (COG:G;~EggNog:ENOG410PFWR;~InterPro:IPR020846,IPR011701,IPR036259;~PFAM:PF07690;~TransMembrane:12 (i100-117o137-156i168-191o197-218i230-250o256-276i356-375o395-412i432-451o457-484i505-523o529-547i);~go_function: GO:0022857 - transmembrane transporter activity [Evidence IEA];~go_process: GO:0055085 - transmembrane transport [Evidence IEA]) translates to MVSAQEEGPRPLHSAIGQNSDHRNEDDLATVMNDRDPSAQFSQNNNISQTPVEHLYLTFDTILPQPVGLSSPQPGRAEPPPCPDLSQYASPFLWSEPRKFAITMISCGVTAMSAYAAGEYTPPADELTEKWNVSRVVYNLGITLFCLGFGIAPMVLAPFSEINGRRPIFVTSGVVFTVCLIGCGATNSFAGLLVARFFLGIGGSTFSTMVGGVISDIYHAGDRNTPMSYFAGAVLFGTGLGPLISGFIQQRASWRWIYYSQAIAAAVFLIILYFFLKETRGSVLLSRKAKTLNKYYEALERTGYYGVVFDSNELPEKQQVQRIRWKVKSDEERETLVKMISISCYRPFHLLFTEPVVFFFSLWVAFSWAILYLKFSAVPLVFSTNHQFNIEQNGAVFSAVSVASIIATVVSVNQEKVATRIGKMSNTPEGRLYFACVESILMPVGLFWFGWTSYSSIPWIVPTIAIGCSTIGILSIYLATFNYLADTYHRYASSAIAAQSFCRNVLGGVFPLVTNAMFTNLGYPAACSLLGGIGVLLTIVPWVLVFFGPKIRARSKFASEIMHQD, encoded by the exons ATGGTTTCcgcgcaagaagaaggtcctCGGCCACTACACTCGGCAATCGGACAGAACTCCGACCATCGCAACGAGGACGATTTGGCAACGGTCATGAATGATCGTGATCCAAGTGCCCAGTTTTCGCAGAATAACAACATCTCGCAGACCCCGGTCGAGCATCTTTACCTCACCTTCGATACCATCCTACCGCAGCCCGTGGGTCTTTCTTCCCCACAACCCGGCCGGGCAGAACCACCGCCATGTCCAGATCTCTCCCAATATGCATCGCCATTTCTCTGGTCTGAGCCGCGCAAGTTTGCAATTACTATGATATCATGCGGTGTGACTGCAATGTCAGCATATGCAGCAGGCGAATATACTCCCCCAGCGGATGAGCTTACCGAAAAGTGGAACGTGAGTAGAGTTGTCTACAATCTGGGGATCACCTTGTTCTGTCTGGGGTTTGGTATCGCGCCCATGGTCTTAGCACCCTTCTCGGAGATCAATGGCAGACGGCCGATATTTGTGACTAGTGGAGTTGTATTCACTG TCTGCCTGATTGGTTGCGGCGCGACAAATTCGTTTGCCGGGCTGCTTGTCGCAAGGTTCTTTCTTGGAATCGGAGGAT CCACCTTCTCGACTATGGTTGGTGGAGTCATCAGTGACATTTACCATGCTGGGGATCGCAATACTCCCATGTCATACTTCGCCGGTGCTGTCCTCTTCGGAACAGGCTTAGGCCCACTTATCTCCGGTTTTATCCAGCAACGAGCaagctggcggtggatttACTATTCCCAGGCAATTGCTGCTGCGGTATTTCTCATCATACTGTATTTCTTCCTGAAGGAAACACGTGGAAGTGTACTTTTAAGTCGAAAGGCGAAGACTTTGAATAAGTACTATGAGGCACTCGAAAGGACTGGCTACTATGGTGTGGTGTTCGATTCGAATGAACTTCCGGAGAAGCAACAAGTTCAGCGGATCAGATGGAAGGTCAAAAGTGACGAAGAGCGTGAGACTTTGGTTAAGATGATATCCATCTCATGTTACCGGCCATTTC ATCTTCTTTTCACCGAGCCAGTGGTATTCTTCTTTTCGCTTTGGGTTGCCTTTAGTTGGGCAATTTTGTACTTGAAGTTTAGTGCCGTGCCTCTTGTCTTTTCGACCAATCATCAATTTAATATTGAACAAAATGGGGCGGTTTTCTCAG CGGTATCTGTCGCTTCGATCATTGCCACCGTGGTGAGCGTAAACCAAGAAAAGGTTGCTACTCGGATTGGCAAAATGTCAAATACACCGGAAGGGCGGTTATACTTCGCGTGTGTCGAGTCAATATTGATGCCGGTGGGAttattttggtttggttggaCGTCGTACTCATCTATTCCTTGGATTGTTCCAACTATCGCCATCGGATGCTCAACAATTGGGATTCTGTCTATATACTTGGCCACTTTCAATTACCTTGCTGATACGTACCACCGATACGCCAGCTCTGCGATTGCTGCCCAGTCCTTTT GCCGCAACGTCCTTGGAGGCGTGTTTCCGCTGGTGACGAATGCCATGTTTACCAACCTAGGATACCCAGCGGCCTGTAGCCTTTTAGGAGGGATT GGCGTTTTATTGACAATAGTGCCGTGGGTATTGGTGTTCTTCGGCCCTAAGATTCGAGCGCGAAGCAAATTTGCCAGT GAAATCATGCACCAGGATTAG
- the PRX1_1 gene encoding peroxiredoxin (COG:O;~EggNog:ENOG410PFVX;~InterPro:IPR019479,IPR000866,IPR036249,IPR013766, IPR024706;~PFAM:PF08534,PF10417,PF00578;~go_function: GO:0016209 - antioxidant activity [Evidence IEA];~go_function: GO:0016491 - oxidoreductase activity [Evidence IEA];~go_function: GO:0051920 - peroxiredoxin activity [Evidence IEA];~go_process: GO:0055114 - oxidation-reduction process [Evidence IEA]) — MAEERAPPLRLGSVAPNFETDTSNGPIKFHDYIGNSWAVLFSHPDDFTPICTTELGAFAKLEPEFAARGVKLIGLSANGTESHKAWIKDIDEVTGSKLTFPIISDPERKIAHQFDMVDYQDTTNVDAKGLALTIRSVFIIDPSKKIRLILTYPASTGRNTAEVLRVIDALQTTDNHGVTTPINWLPGDDVVVPPPVSTEDAQKKFGDVRVVKPYLRFTNVKKE, encoded by the exons ATGGCCGAAGAACGCGCTCCCCC CCTCCGTCTCGGCTCTGTTGCCCCCAACTTCGAGACTGACACCTCTAACGGCCCTATCAAGTTCCACGACTACATTGGCAACAGCTGGGCTGTCCTCTTCTCGCACCCC GATGACTTCACCCCCATTTGCACCACCGAGCTCGGTGCTTTCGCCAAGCTTGAGCCTGAGTTCGCTGCTCGTGGTGTCAAGCTGATTGGACTT AGCGCCAACGGCACCGAATCCCACAAGGCCTGGATCAAGGACATCGATGAGGTCACCGGCTCTAAGCTCACCTTCCCCATCATCTCCGACCCCGAGCGCAAGATTGCCCACCAATTCGACATGGTTGACTACCAGGACACCACCAACGTCGACGCCAAGG GCCTGGCTCTTACCATCCGTTCCGTTTTCATCATCGACCCCAGCAAGAAGATCCGTCTTATCTTGACTTACCCCGCTTCCACTGGCCGCAACACCGCTGAGGTGCTCCGTGTCATTGATGCTCTCCAGACCACCGACAACCACGGTGTCACCACCCCTATCAACTGGCTCCCCGGTGACGACGTTGTCGTTCCTCCTCCCGTTTCCACCGAAGATGCTCAGAAGAAGTTCGGCGACGTTCGCGTTGTCAAGCC TTACCTGCGCTTCACCAACGTCAAGAAGGAGTAA
- a CDS encoding EVE domain-containing protein (COG:S;~EggNog:ENOG410PN4B;~InterPro:IPR000116,IPR002740,IPR017956,IPR000637, IPR015947;~PFAM:PF02178,PF01878;~go_component: GO:0000785 - chromatin [Evidence IEA];~go_component: GO:0005634 - nucleus [Evidence IEA];~go_function: GO:0003677 - DNA binding [Evidence IEA];~go_process: GO:0006355 - regulation of transcription, DNA-templated [Evidence IEA]), translating into MALGRKRKSESVSVADEAATPSKKVATDTTTMPETPATGEKRGRGRPRKYPVGSTPVRPEGPKRGRGRPRKDPSATPKTTPKSTTPGKGRGRPKKIPGASDSTPKLKPSTTAADDENTDVDSARSYWLMKAEPESRIEKGKDVKFSIDDLRVAKEPEPWDGVRNPVAKKHMQTMRKGDLAFFYHSNCKVPGIAGVMEIVQEHSPDESAFDPSHPYYDEKSRRENPKWVVVHVEFRRKFDKLITLHELRSHATAKSPLEDLQMLKQTRLSVSSVSPKEWDFIMSLVKEGEKPESADDSSKENVDTEKKEPESSEEKTE; encoded by the exons ATGGCGCTCGGCAGAAAGCGCAAGTCAGAGAGCGTTTCAGTAGCTGACGAGGCAGCTACTCCTTCAAAGAAG GTTGCTACAGACACTACCACGATGCCCGAAACGCCCGCCACTGGAGAGAAAAGAGGGAGAGGTCGTCCCCGCAAATACCCCGTCGGTTCGACACCCGTTCGGCCAGAAGGGCCTAAGAGAGGCCGCGGCCGGCCTCGTAAAGATCCCTCAG CGACCCCCAAGACAACTCCCAAATCAACTACGCCTGGTAAGGGCCGTGGAAGACCGAAGAAAATCCCTGGCGCCAGTGATTCCACGCCCAAGTTGAAGccttccacaacagcagcagatgatGAAAACACGGATGTTGATAGTGCACGTTCTTACTGGTTGATGAAGGCAGAGCCCGAGTCTCGTATAGAGAAAGGGAAGGATGTTAAGTTCTCTATCGATGATTTGCGGGTTGCTAAGGAGCCTGAACCGTGGGATG GTGTACGCAACCCTGTTG CTAAAAAACACATGCAAACCATGAGGAAAGGGGACCTTGCCTTTTTCTACCACTCTAACTGCAAGGTCCCAGGCATTGCAGGTGTCATGGAAATTGTTCAAGAGCATTCTCCAGACG AGAGTGCCTTCGATCCGTCACATCCATACTATGACGAGAAGTCCAGGCGTGAGAACCCAAAGTGGGTTGTGGTTCACGTAGAGTTCCGCCGCAAGTTTGACAAATTGATAACGTTGCATGAACTCAGGTCCCACGCGACTGCCAAATCGCCCCTCGAGGACCTCCAGATGCTGAAACAAACGCGGCTAAGTGTCTCGTCTGTGTCTCCAAAGGAATGGGACTTCATCATGTCACTggtgaaggagggtgagAAACCCGAGTCCGCAGATGATTCTTCCAAGGAAAATGTCGACacggagaagaaggaaccGGAGTCCAGTGAAGAGAAAACCGAATAG
- a CDS encoding F-box domain protein (COG:S;~EggNog:ENOG410PN6B), protein MTENPRRIEDLADELISDILSFLPGAEDLSSTSSPVNLHDIPPALNGRGAHIYGEGSELGRFRLVCKRFLRISTPSKFDRFNLRFSRGGFRRLEELLDMQLACHVRSFTYMVRPFYQGSGWSQFLAEIDPNELPSVDAHRARLQEQINIIGGNLDRELLQRAIVAFSSLQKVKLLRLQDEADERLLDHMREHERRVDETLALDWEPACSRAVTNLGLSLLASNCTSVRFVGPQIDPNATAKLLQTPSATLSNLGARLTCLDVTFYAKADITSHMDVLSQAFHDFFHAAKNLETIHFGFATAVPLDLSLDRVFHNIQWKRLRTLSIQGWRLTSHEIITLVRRHRRQLRDIRLVGVFLRGGGHWLDVLSVLHDEMDEIERINLREINYASHADATYGLNGHGNGSAGYQDPLSILFNHNIMAHTLSGPSPSFYHQPVLNTDHLNSASRGYTRHSFHASILEGLRNRSVDELGDNGVYVTHEQRQLWEAWVLSSTRKVSRRKN, encoded by the exons ATGACGGAGAACCCGCGACGCATCGAGGACTTAGCAGACGAGCTGATCAGTGATAtcctctcctttcttcctgGTGCAGAAGATCTATCCAGCACGTCTTCGCCCGTTAACTTACACGACATTCCACCAGCACTTAATGGGCGAGGTGCTCACATTTACGGCGAGGGATCTGAACTGGGTCGATTCCGACTGGTCTGCAAACGCTTTCTTCGCATAAGTACTCCGAGCAAGTTTGACCGCTTCAATCTTCGATTCTCGCGAGGAGGGTTCCGGAGATTGGAGGAGCTCCTAGACATGCAGCTGGCCTGCCATGTTCGGTCTTTTACGTACATGGTGCGACCTTTCTACCAAGGAAGCG GATGGTCACAATTCCTCGCCGAAATTGATCCAAACGAGCTCCCGTCCGTCGACGCCCATAGAGCACGACTTCAAGAACAAATAAATATCATTGGTGGCAACCTCGACCGTGAGCTGCTGCAAAGAGCGATAGTTGCGTTCTCGTCCCTTCAGAAGGTTAAGCTTCTTCGACTGCAGGACGAAGCAGACGAACGTTTACTGGACCATATGCGTGAGCATGAACGCCGGGTGGACGAAACTCTAGCTCTGGACTGGGAACCAGCTTGCAGCAGAGCCGTCACCAACCTAGGTCTGTCCTTACTCGCGTCCAATTGCACCTCTGTTCGTTTCGTTGGGCCTCAAATCGACCCCAATGCGACGGCCAAACTACTGCAGACTCCATCAGCCACGCTCTCCAATCTTGGGGCGCGATTGACCTGCCTAGACGTCACTTTTTATGCCAAGGCAGACATAACAAGCCACATGGACGTCCTATCTCAGGCCTTCCATGACTTCTTCCACGCTGCAAAGAACCTGGAGACCATACATTTTGGTTTCGCAACCGCCGTTCCTTTGGATTTATCCCTAGACCGGGTCTTTCACAATATCCAGTGGAAAAGACTACGCACCCTTAGTATCCAGGGCTGGCGGCTAACGTCCCACGAAATTATCACGCTCGTTCGCCGTCACCGCCGGCAACTCCGCGATATTCGCCTCGTCGGTGTCTTCCTCCGCGGTGGGGGTCACTGGCTTGATGTTCTCTCCGTGCTACACGATGAAATGGATGAGATAGAGCGCATCAATTTACGTGAAATCAATTACGCCAGTCATGCTGATGCCACCTACGGTCTTAACGGCCATGGCAATGGGTCAGCTGGGTATCAGGACCCGCTTTCCATCCTTTTTAACCATAATATCATGGCACATACACTCTCGGGCCCTTCTCCCTCGTTCTACCACCAACCGGTTCTCAACACAGACCACCTGAATTCTGCCTCCCGAGGCTATACACGCCACTCGTTCCACGCCTCAATCCTAGAAGGGCTAAGGAATCGGTCTGTAGATGAGCTTGGTGATAATGGGGTATACGTAACACATGAACAGAGACAACTCTGGGAGGCCTGGGTTTTGTCTAGCACACGCAAGGTTTCTCGGAGGAAgaactaa
- a CDS encoding putative regulatory protein Ral2 (COG:O;~EggNog:ENOG410PIT8;~InterPro:IPR015915;~PFAM:PF13418,PF13854,PF13415,PF07646;~TransMembrane:1 (i606-624o);~go_function: GO:0005515 - protein binding [Evidence IEA]) — MMSRSQSSLGHLDSFRDEHPHSGVSPGTPAPNSSSNPVNLSGLVCNVRRTSGREPPPLVGATTTVLGDKIYIFGGRILSKSRPHLTSDIYELDLIRRHWSRIEASGDIPRPRYFHSVCALGDNKLVCYGGMSPIPDSANNGGHDSQPEVVVMSDIHIFDVPTRSWTRVNTLDSPQGRYAHCATIIPSSAYFTSASAPLSAIHHNPASSNPHQGSIGVDIDGFGGAEMVVVGGQDSTNHYIEQISVFNLRSLKWTNTSPLGRSCGAYRSVAAPLTGIKLSDIGSTSAERDAPEPTEDSSATGCPMLIYSNYNFLDVKLELQIRLPDGRLVEKPMPSQASPPGLRFPNGAVINGHFVVSGTYLTSSKQEYALWALDLKSLTWGRIDAGGSVFGHGSWNRGVLWARRNTFVILGNRKRNLVEDYNHRRLNFTHLCMVELEAFGLYNNPCRTSPTSAYSSHSAPAVPASLHHKLSQVTSGGRPFSAASSELGRLAQTVFEMADMELQAAGGERISVNSRILSRRWGPYFIQLLRESSDSSTSDSATLRPSLQPYPSRNSSITITPSLDHGSTYSNATTLASNGNNPSKSLLANLELPSAHTLPPTSRPRVLYLPHTVLTIQVLVFYLYTSSLPPVGSPLCTPQILCSLLQIARPYQVDGLLEAAVERLHQVLDGRNAAAVFNAAAMAAGGGRGTGFISGPGGTLEALNGAHAASELANAAASMSLNDSRLNSDSSDTEHGTSSQSVASSSAGGSRGVPLRINTNVFSRRQRRDRDDSVSNASTSSASATSYDHSDSEGLSADPSRAPRRRRGTHADIEVWTGDLSSVIGLQKRGLRGLMEGRRMRERSTKPPSSGQASAAAIPLDQGPPVGGI; from the coding sequence ATGATGTCGAGAAGCCAGTCGAGCCTCGGCCATTTGGACTCCTTCAGAGATGAACATCCTCACTCTGGAGTGTCTCCAGGGACTCCGGCTCCAAATTCGTCTTCCAACCCTGTCAATCTGTCGGGTCTTGTGTGCAATGTCCGCCGCACCTCCGGCCGCGAACCCCCTCCTCTTGTTGGAGCAACTACAACCGTCCTGGGCGACAAGATCTATATCTTCGGTGGCCGTATCCTATCAAAATCTCGCCCCCATCTGACGTCGGACATATACGAGCTGGACTTGATTCGGCGTCACTGGTCGAGAATCGAAGCCTCTGGCGATATTCCCCGCCCCCGATATTTCCACAGTGTTTGCGCTCTCGGTGACAATAAGCTAGTGTGCTATGGTGGAATGTCGCCTATTCCAGACTCGGCAAACAATGGTGGACATGACTCTCAGCCGGAGGTAGTCGTGATGTCTGATATTCACATCTTTGATGTCCCAACTCGGTCCTGGACTCGCGTGAATACCCTTGACTCTCCTCAAGGGCGATACGCGCACTGCGCAACTATCATTCCTTCTAGCGCTTATTTCACCTCTGCGAGTGCTCCGCTCTCGGCAATTCATCAcaatccagcttcttccaaCCCTCACCAGGGCTCGATCGGTGTGGATATTGATGGCTTTGGTGGAGCCGAAATGGTGGTAGTAGGTGGCCAAGATAGCACCAACCACTATATTGAGCAGATCAGCGTATTCAACCTCCGAAGTTTGAAGTGGACAAACACAAGTCCTTTGGGAAGAAGCTGTGGCGCTTATAGGAGCGTAGCTGCACCATTGACTGGTATAAAGCTGTCTGACATTGGGAGCACGTCTGCCGAGAGAGATGCACCTGAGCCTACAGAAGATTCGAGTGCTACAGGTTGCCCAATGTTGATTTACTCTAACTACAACTTCCTGGACGTCAAACTCGAGCTTCAAATACGACTGCCGGATGGTCGTCTTGTTGAGAAGCCTATGCCGAGCCAGGCATCCCCACCGGGTCTGCGATTCCCCAACGGGGCAGTCATTAACGGGCACTTTGTGGTGAGCGGTACCTACCTTACCTCTTCGAAGCAAGAATACGCGCTCTGGGCGTTAGACTTGAAGAGTCTCACCTGGGGCCGTATCGACGCTGGTGGGTCAGTGTTTGGGCATGGCAGCTGGAACCGCGGTGTACTGTGGGCGAGGCGGAATACATTTGTCATTCTTGGGAATCGCAAGCGTAATCTCGTCGAGGACTACAACCACCGTCGTCTCAACTTCACTCATCTATGTATGGTTGAGCTCGAGGCATTCGGACTCTATAACAATCCTTGTAGAACCTCCCCGACGTCTGCATACAGCTCGCACAGTGCACCTGCTGTCCCTGCATCTCTCCATCACAAGTTATCCCAAGTTACATCCGGTGGTCGACCTTTCTCCGCTGCATCTTCTGAGCTAGGGCGTCTTGCACAGACAGTTTTTGAAATGGCCGATATGGAGTTGCAAGCGGCAGGGGGGGAGCGGATTTCCGTGAATTCACGGATCCTTAGTCGAAGATGGGGCCCGTacttcatccaactcctccgcgAGTCGTCTGATAGCTCAACATCAGATTCAGCGACTCTGCGGCCTTCGTTGCAGCCGTACCCCAGTCGCAACTCGAGTATAACAATCACACCATCATTAGACCACGGTAGCACTTACTCCAACGCCACAACCCTCGCCAGCAACGGCAACAACCCTTCAAAGTCCCTCTTAGCCAACCTCGAATTACCCTCCGCCCACACCTTACCCCCCACCTCGCGACCTCGCGTATTATACTTACCACACACCGTCCTTACCATTCAAGTTCTTGTTTTCTATCTCTATACCTCGTCCCTCCCGCCGGTCGGATCTCCACTCTGCACTCCTCAGATCCTCTGCTCTTTGCTTCAGATCGCCCGACCATACCAGGTAGATGGCCTCCTAGAAGCCGCAGTGGAACGACTGCACCAGGTCCTAGATGGCCGAAACGCCGCTGCTGTTTTCAACGCggcagccatggctgctgggggtggtAGGGGCACCGGATTCATCAGCGGACCCGGTGGCACTCTGGAGGCCCTTAACGGCGCTCACGCCGCTAGCGAACTCGCCAACGCGGCTGCTTCCATGTCACTTAATGATAGTCGTTTGAACTCCGACTCCTCCGACACCGAACACGGCACCTCCAGCCAATCTGTTGCAAGCAGCAGTGCTGGGGGCTCCCGCGGCGTTCCTCTCcgcatcaacaccaacgtcTTCAGCCGTCGCCAGAGACGTGATCGTGACGACTCCGTTAGTAACGCAAGCACCTCTTCCGCCTCAGCCACTAGTTACGACCACTCTGACTCCGAGGGCCTATCGGCTGACCCATCCCGCGCacctcgtcgccgtcgtggTACACACGCCGACATCGAAGTCTGGACAGGAGACCTCAGTAGCGTCATTGGGCTCCAAAAGCGTGGTCTACGCGGACTTATGGAAGGTCGCCGAATGAGGGAACGGAGTACGAAGCCCCCGAGCTCTGGTCAGGCTTCTGCCGCTGCGATTCCTTTAGATCAGGGCCCCCCTGTTGGCGGTATATGA
- the ALD2 gene encoding aldehyde dehydrogenase family protein (COG:C;~EggNog:ENOG410PJ9J;~InterPro:IPR015590,IPR029510,IPR016161,IPR016162, IPR016163;~PFAM:PF00171;~go_function: GO:0016491 - oxidoreductase activity [Evidence IEA];~go_function: GO:0016620 - oxidoreductase activity, acting on the aldehyde or oxo group of donors, NAD or NADP as acceptor [Evidence IEA];~go_process: GO:0055114 - oxidation-reduction process [Evidence IEA]) — protein sequence MSFISTFSLRFRLCGFRISSFSSTLHPRRQFHSSQLTMSNSIIQLTAPNGRKYAQPIGLFINNEFVPSKSGEQFATVNPSDESEITSVYAAGEEDVDTAVKAARKALKDPSWKLLPATDRGNLMLKLADLIDQHRETLATIETWDNGKPYQVSLNDDLSEVINTIRYFAGWADKIHGQTIGTTPAKFAYTLRQPIGVVGQIIPWNFPLAMAAWKLGPALACGNTIVLKPAEQTPLSILYFATLVKEAGFPPGVINIVNGIGRVTGTALVTHPDVDKVAFTGSTVTGKEIMKMAAGTMKNVTLETGGKSPLVVFGDADLEQAAKWAHIGIMYNQGQVCTATSRILVHESVYDEFVKLFREAVASTSKVGDPFADDTFQGPQVTKAQYERVLSYIESGKQEGATLVDGGVPYKNVGDGKGFFIAPTIFTDVKDNMRIYREEVFGPFVAIAKFSTEEEAVSRANDTTYGLGAALFTKDIERAHRVASDIEAGMVWVNSSNDSDFRVPFGGVKQSGIGRELGEAGLEAYSQVKAVHVNVGTKL from the exons ATGTCCTTTATTTCCACGTTCTCCCTTCGGTTCCGTCTCTGCGGGTTTCGCATCTCGAGCTTTTCATCTactcttcatcctcggcgGCAGTTTCATTCGTCACAGCTCACAATGTCCAACTCCATCATCCAGCTAACGGCCCCGAATGGGCGCAAGTACGCTCAGCCTATTGGACTATTTATAAACAATGAGTTTGTTCCGTCCAAGTCTGGCGAGCAGTTTGCAACCGTCAATCCTAG TGATGAGTCGGAGATTACTTCAGTGTATgcagcaggtgaagaagatgtcgATACCGCAGTCAAGGCAGCCCGGAAGGCCCTTAAGGATCCGTCATGGAAGCTGCTCCCTGCTACGGATCGAGGCAACCTGATGCTTAAACTGGCGGATCTCATCGATCAACACAGGGAAACCCTGGCCACTATTGAAACGTGGGATAATG GCAAGCCGTACCAGGTTTCTTTGAACGACGACCTTTCAGAGGTTATTAACACCATTCGCTACTTTGCCGGTTGGGCCGATAAGATCCATGGCCAGACCATCGGTACCACTCCCGCCAAATTTGCTTACACCCTCCGCCAGCCCATTGGTGTTGTGGGCCAAATTATCCCCTGGAACTTCCCgttggccatggcagctTGGAAGCTGGGCCCTGCATTGGCCTGTGGTAATACCATCGTCTTAAAACCTGCGGAACAGACGCCTCTAAGTATCCTGTATTTTGCCACCCTTGTCAAGGAAGCTGGCTTCCCACCTGGTGTTATTAATATTGTCAACGGTATTGGAAGAGTCACAGGAACTGCCTTGGTTACCCACCCCGATGTGGACAAGGTTGCTTTCACTGGTTCAACCGTTACTGGCAAAGAGATCATGAAGATGGCAGCGGGAACCATGAAGAATGTGACTTTGGAAACCGGCGGCAAGTCCCCTCTGGTTGTTTTTGGTGATGCAGACCTTGAGCAGGCTGCCAAGTGGGCTCATATCGGTATCATGTACAACCAAGGACAAGTATGCACAGCTACTTCACGCATTCTGGTGCACGAGTCGGTTTATGACGAATTCGTGAAGCTTTTCAGAGAGGCAGTGGCTAGCACCAGTAAGGTGGGCGACCCATTTGCCGACGACACGTTCCAAGGACCCCAGGTCACCAAGGCCCAGTATGAGCGTGTCCTCTCATACATCGAGAGCGGGAAGCAGGAAGGAGCCACCCTAGTCGATGGTGGTGTTCCGTACAAGAATGTTGGAGACGGCAAGGGCTTCTTCATTGCGCCCACAATCTTCACAGACGTCAAGGACAACATGCGCATTTACCGCGAGGAAGTTTTCGGTCCATTTGTTGCAATCGCCAAATTTTCTacggaggaagaggccgTGAGCCGCGCCAATGATACAACCTACGGATTGGGAGCCGCACTCTTTACCAAGGATATCGAGCGTGCCCACCGTGTGGCCTCTGATATTGAGGCAGGTATGGTGTGGGTTAACAGTAGCAACGACAGCGACTTCCGTGTGCCTTTCGGTGGTGTTAAGCAGAGTGGAATTGGCCGTGAACTCGGAGAGGCCGGATTGGAAGCATACTCCCAGGTCAAGGCTGTTCATGTCAACGTCGGGACCAAGCTGTAA